In the genome of Megalops cyprinoides isolate fMegCyp1 chromosome 7, fMegCyp1.pri, whole genome shotgun sequence, one region contains:
- the lmod3 gene encoding leiomodin-3, whose amino-acid sequence MSDHSNQDSSLEDIDEDEILANLSAEELKQLQSEMDVIAPDEKVPVGMRQKDQTEKPPTGSFNHRSLVDYLYWEKKSNSVLEEERVPTTLLPIEANEEEEIENEDGNEKDMEYVYEEGDEAGGKAEDVREDYEEEKEEEQIRMDQNDAPEFSLKSGKDMAPDTDVTLENFLPPPEFADMQDEKETGVPEQDYSPPDVPADEQISTIQADTATGATEAAPEETLKNGKDSEKEEKKIGKLKIPKLSFGSNAIKLTARPSGNETNLDTTLDKIRNNDPAIKEVNLNNIENIPKEMLIDYVNALRKNKHVTTFSIANTGADENIAFNVANMLRENRSITTLNIESNFITGKGIVAIMRCLQFNETLTELRFHNQRHMLGHHAEMEVSRLLKANNTLLKMGYHFELPGPRMVVTNLLTRNLDRQRQRRHEEQKQQQMKKQREMMEMYESSLNLPPGLLEMLGGYLPPMAFMPQDTSESEQEPSPPSIACQKHDPQLHNPPRPEPVNPIKDIQLKKTPKRRDPLLELNPKEEMREDRASVQLRKTPRRKETASGGPMDETSNLKDVIKTLKPVPRRRQPPKVELTPRDQLLSEIRQSNVAYLKSVPLPKVLESSETSLF is encoded by the exons ATGTCGGATCACAGCAACCAGGATTCCAGCCTGGAAGACATTGATGAGGATGAGATCCTGGCTAACCTCTCTGCGGAGGAGCTGAAGCAACTCCAGAGTGAGATGGATGTTATTGCTCCAGATGAAAAGGTGCCAGTCGGAATGAGGCAGAAAGACCAAACAGAGAAGCCTCCCACAGGTTCCTTCAACCACAGGTCACTGGTGGATTATTTGTACTGGGAAAAAAAGTCCAACAGTGTGCTGGAGGAGGAAAGAGTCCCCACTACTCTGTTACCCATTGAG GCAAATGAGGAAGAAGAAATTGAGAATGAAGATGGAAATGAGAAAGATATGGAATATGTGTATGAAGAGGGTGATGAAGCTGGGGGAAAAGCTGAAGATGTCAGGGAAGATTatgaggaggaaaaggaggaagaaCAGATCAGAATGGATCAAAACGATGCTCCTGAATTCTCATTAAAATCCGGCAAAGACATGGCTCCTGACACAGATGTAACACTGGAAAACTTCTTGCCCCCCCCAGAGTTTGCAGATATGCAggatgagaaagagacaggggtTCCAGAACAAGACTACAGTCCACCAGATGTACCTGCTGATGAACAGATCAGCACTATTCAAGCTGATACAGCAACTGGAGCTACTGAAGCAGCCCCTGAGGAGACCCTTAAAAATGGCAAAGACTCTgagaaggaagagaagaaaatagGCAAACTGAAAATTCCAAAACTTTCCTTTGGCAGCAACGCCATCAAGTTAACGGCAAGGCCCTCAGGCAATGAAACAAACCTAGACACCACCTTGGACAAGATCCGCAACAACGACCCCGCCATCAAAGAAGTGAACCTGAACAACATCGAGAACATTCCCAAAGAAATGCTGATTGATTATGTTAatgcactgaggaaaaacaaacatgtgacAACCTTCAGCATCGCCAACACCGGTGCTGACGAGAACATCGCCTTCAATGTAGCCAACATGCTGCGTGAGAATCGAAGCATAACCACCTTAAACATTGAGTCAAACTTTATCACAGGTAAGGGCATTGTTGCGATCATGCGCTGTTTGCAGTTCAATGAGACCCTGACTGAGCTGCGCTTCCATAACCAAAGGCACATGTTGGGCCACCACGCTGAGATGGAGGTGTCCCGCCTGCTGAAGGCCAACAACACACTACTGAAGATGGGCTACCACTTTGAGCTGCCAGGCCCTAGGATGGTGGTGACTAATCTGCTGACGAGGAACCTCGACCGCCAAAGGCAGCGGAGGCATGaggagcagaagcagcagcagatgaagaagcagagggagatgATGGAGATGTATGAGAGTTCCCTCAACCTTCCTCCAGGCCTGTTGGAGATGCTGGGAGGCTACCTGCCCCCAATGGCATTCATGCCTCAGGACACCAGCGAGTCAGAACAGGAGCCAAGTCCCCCTTCAATAGCCTGTCAAAAACACGATCCACAACTCCACAACCCCCCCAGGCCGGAGCCTGTAAACCCTATCAAGGACATCCAACTGAAGAAAACACCTAAGCGCCGGGACCCCCTACTGGAGCTGAACCCCAAGGAGGAGATGAGAGAAGACAGAGCCAGTGTCCAGCTAAGGAAGACACCCAGGCGCAAAGAGACGGCTAGCGGGGGCCCTATGGATGAGACATCTAACTTGAAGGATGTGATAAAGACTCTGAAGCCAGTCCCTCGAAGACGGCAGCCACCCAAGGTGGAACTTACACCACGTGACCAGCTTCTGAGTGAGATCCGCCAGAGTAATGTCGCCTATCTGAAATCG GTGCCACTCCCGAAAGTGTTGGAATCAAGTGAGACCAGTCTGTTCTGA